In Carassius carassius chromosome 7, fCarCar2.1, whole genome shotgun sequence, one genomic interval encodes:
- the LOC132143928 gene encoding 1-acyl-sn-glycerol-3-phosphate acyltransferase gamma-like — protein sequence MGVVAWLKSLFVLQLLIGFVFVVSGLIINFIQLCTCVLWPINKQLYRKINTRLSYSLWSQLVMLLEWWSSTECTLYTDQATVDKFGKEHVIIILNHNYEIDFLCGWTMCERYGVLGSSKVLAKHELLKVPLIGWTWYFLEIVFCKRKWEEDRETVFSGLNRLRDYPECMWFLLYCEGTRFTENKHQISMQVAESKGLPKLKYHLLPRTKGFTTTMQCLKGTVKAVYDVTLNFKDKQNPTLLGIVSGKKYKADMSIRRFPVEEIPDDEKECAIWLHKLYQEKDALQEHYEKEGCYPGPTIKPKRRLWTLLNFLFWATLLLSPLINFAWDVFVSGSPLLIIGFMIFLVVASVAVRRLIGVTEVKKTGSSYGNIEAKKEN from the exons ATGGGTGTGGTGGCGTGGCTGAAGAGCCTGTTCGTCCTGCAGCTCTTGATTGGCTTTGTGTTCGTGGTGAGCGGCCTCATCATCAACTTCATCCAGCTGTGTACCTGTGTGCTGTGGCCCATCAACAAACAGCTGTACCGCAAGATCAACACCAGACTCTCCTACTCGCTATGGAGCC agctggtgatgctgttagAATGGTGGTCCAGCACAGAGTGCACGCTGTACACCGATCAGGCCACGGTGGATAAGTTCGGCAAAGAGCACGTCATCATCATCCTCAACCATAACTATGAGATCGACTTCCTGTGTGGCTGGACAATGTGTGAGAGATATGGCGTACTGGGG AGTTCTAAGGTTCTGGCTAAACACGAACTGCTGAAAGTTCCTCTGATCGGCTGGACGTGGTACTTCCTGGAAATTGTTTTCTGCAAGCGAAAGTGGGAGGAGGACAGAGAGACTGTCTTTAGTGGGCTGAACCGTCTCCGAGATTACCCAGAATGCATGTGG TTCCTTCTGTACTGTGAAGGAACGAGATTTACGGAAAATAAACATCAGATAAGCATGCAGGTGGCTGAGAGCAAGGGCCTTCCGAAACTGAAGTACCACCTGCTGCCCCGCACCAAAGGATTCACCACTACAATGCAATGCCTGAAGGGAACAG TGAAAGCGGTGTATGATGTCACGCTGAACTTCAAAGACAAGCAGAACCCGACCCTGCTGGGCATCGTTAGCGGCAAAAAATACAAAGCAGACATGAGCATCAG GCGCTTTCCTGTGGAGGAGATTCCTGATGATGAGAAGGAGTGTGCTATCTGGTTACACAAGCTCTACCAAGAGAAG GATGCGTTACAAGAACACTATGAGAAAGAAGGCTGTTACCCTGGTCCCACCATCAAACCCAAACGTCGACTTTGGACACTGCTGAACTTCCTGTTTTGGGCTACTCTCCTGCTTTCTCCACTTATTAACTTTGCCTGGGATGTCTTTGTCAGCGGTTCTCCCCTCCTCATCATTGGTTTTATGATCTTCCTCGTTGTCG CTTCTGTAGCAGTTCGCCGGCTCATCGGTGTAACCGAAGTGAAGAAGACAGGATCCAGCTACGGCAACATAGAGGCCAAGAAGGAGaactaa
- the LOC132143158 gene encoding leukemia-associated protein 7-like gives MLQQKHLKPVICHVVSLHLSTVTLLKAADQVPDMGLSSLTHQIDALNILNDLRAHATTGNRDGEGPCPGDLVKQPRRLKTIAERARESCLARLLEILAQLISVEEDFIKDISYGRSLLKHKDSVDLKNICLRMAIAEGGSRSNRDLRELGDCLRLIVGNLLVYVRESNNLSSTETTHRLRELFNSFPEI, from the exons ATGCTACAGCAAAAGCATTTAAAACCGGTCATTTGTCACGTTGTATCTCTTCATCTGTCAACAGTGACTCTGCTCAAGGCTGCCGATCAGGTGCCAGATATGGGGCTCTCCTCTTTAACACATCAGATCGATGCCTTAAACATCCTAAATGACCTACGAGCTCACGCGACGACCGGCAATCGAGATGGCGAGGGTCCGTGTCCCGGTGATTTGGTGAAGCAGCCCCGCAGACTGAAGACTATCgcggagagagcgagagagagctgCCTCGCGCGTCTGCTCGAGATACTCGCGCAACTCATCTCTGTAGAGGAAGATTTCATAAAAGACATCTCTTACGGAAGGAGTTTGCTCAAGCATAAG GACAGTGTTGACTTGAAGAACATATGCTTGAGAATGGCTATTGCAGAAGGCGGTTCGCGCTCAAACAGAGACTTGAGGGAACTTGGGGACTGTCTTCGGCTCATTGTGGGTAACCTACTGGTATATGTGCGAGAGTCAAACAACCTCTCATCCACGGAGACCACTCACAGACTGAGGGAGCTTTTTAACTCCTTCCCAGAAATCTGA